The following are from one region of the Salvia hispanica cultivar TCC Black 2014 chromosome 1, UniMelb_Shisp_WGS_1.0, whole genome shotgun sequence genome:
- the LOC125187105 gene encoding COP1-interactive protein 1-like: MKKLFFFKSQSSNNVSQPATDKQVYWEKPTEKADKSVKNKHAAEDQVYGSTPSLRRSLSFSSGSFHDAGKGMRNYSEQTGSPHSSGHHPNKQPGHHSSRYRTLTPERQTRANFVDTSMVRNAKSMEQYGCTASGSLSDLSDISSNCSSKVLDRYIDGEQMERFETKSNFSTRSQFENGNVVKKPPNIFAPVANDARKQKPKSRSFRDSKTSQVPLPSKDGCNNGYCNESPRKLAKHVVERLSQSKFQPKMRSTEFDSENPITIEDVYGRNSNRYANAYPDEDSPKNFAMDWHDEICDGSRHDESSEYLEKDSFSGDKDMAGENLDAVTDNDVELFKKFKEAEDRALTLSEELQKGNFFQLKGLGVPTLIQAIKSLAEEKVNLAGEVSAVFEDRIAERALFREKLKLGKADLEAQSRKLVKEKNEIQVALEKELDRRSAEWSLKLEKLQSEEHRLRERVRELAEQNVSLQREASTSSEREMETKSKSANADKQLVELSTQLKEAREENLYLQKTISELQEKTRAAEEEGDCIRRKYEEKVCECKDMHQAVSRLQRTCNDQERTIEGLRSLCEELSKKISKDSFDFGIAKLQIEHVRLTGVEHALRKEVESYRADVDSLRRENIDLLNRLKNIGIEGGFSTFKLDRELQSRICSLQSQILPLLTETSQHGRKLIEYVKTNGGFPLNKGPGSATCLDGQVLVEYEVKLQGLERAAENLATSSKTMSYVLQEKSTLMHEKSEPVGTDNQTPVMRVESQTSEDIIRSELKSETLLTSLLRERLYSRELDVEQLQAELAAAIRGNDVLKSEVQNAVDNFSCVNHKMKEVELQMIKKDETVSQLHEDLQDCKKELAILRGILPKVSEERDMLWEEVKRHTESNMLLNSEVNALRKRIEALDEDILMKEGQISILKDSVGKPFDLLATPERTPEFCWSDAR, translated from the exons ATGAAGAAGCTATTCTTTTTCAAATCACAATCATCAAATAATGTCTCCCAACCGGCAACAGATAAGCAAGTTTACTGGGAGAAACCAACAGAGAAAGCTGATAAGTCTGTTAAAAACAAGCATGCCGCGGAAGATCAGGTATATGGTAGCACACCCTCTCTAAGAAGAAGCCTCTCATTTTCATCCGGATCTTTTCATGATGCTGGAAAAGGGATGAGGAACTACAGTGAGCAAACTGGTTCTCCACATAGTTCTGGTCATCATCCAAACAAGCAACCAGGACACCATTCATCCAG ATATCGTACTCTTACTCCAGAGAGGCAAACCAGGGCAAATTTTGTAGATACATCTATGGTTCGGAATGCAAAGAGCATGGAGCAATATGGCTGCACTGCCTCTGGATCTCTCTCTGATCTGTCAGATATCTCCTCTAATTGCTCTAGTAAGGTTTTGGATCGTTACATTGATGGAGAACAGATGGAAAGGTTTGAAACCAAAAGCAATTTCTCCACGAGAAGCCaatttgaaaatggaaatgtggTAAAGAAGCCGCCAAATATTTTTGCACCTGTTGCAAATGATGCTAGGAAGCAAAAACCTAAGTCTCGATCTTTCAGAGATTCCAAGACATCACAAGTTCCGCTTCCCTCAAAAGATGGGTGTAATAATGGGTACTGCAATGAATCACCACGAAAACTAGCCAAACATGTGGTTGAGAGACTTTCCCAGTCCAAGTTTCAGCCTAAGATGAGGTCTACTGAATTTGACTCTGAGAATCCAATCACCATTGAAGATGTCTATGGAAGGAACTCGAATCGATATGCCAATGCATATCCCGATGaagattctccaaagaattttGCAATGGATTGGCATGATGAGATTTGTGATGGGTCTCGCCATGATGAAAGTTCTGAATACTTGGAAAAGGACTCTTTTTCTGGTGATAAAGACATGGCTGGAGAAAATCTTGATGCTGTAACAGACAATGATGttgaactatttaaaaaattcaaggaAGCTGAGGACCGTGCTCTAACGCTGTCGGAAGAGCTTCAAAAGGGAAACTTTTTTCAGTTAAAAGGACTTGGCGTGCCAACTTTGATCCAGGCAATTAAAAGCCTAGCAGAGGAAAAGGTAAATCTGGCTGGAGAGGTTTCAGCAGTTTTTGAGGATAGGATTGCTGAGAGGGCCTTGTTTAGAGAAAAACTTAAGCTTGGAAAGGCAGACCTGGAAGCACAGTCCCGCAAATTggtgaaggaaaaaaatgagatacaGGTAGCTCTTGAAAAGGAATTAGACAGGAGATCAGCAGAGTGGTCTCTCAAGCTCGAGAAATTACAGTCAGAAGAACATAGGCTTCGGGAAAGGGTGCGGGAACTAGCAGAGCAGAATGTTTCCCTCCAAAGAGAAGCCTCAACCTCTAGTGAAAGGGAAATGGAAACTAAAAGCAAATCTGCAAATGCGGACAAACAACTTGTTGAATTATCTACTCAACTTAAAGAAGCTAGGGAGGAGAACCTTTATTTACAGAAAACAATATCTGAGCTGCAAGAAAAAACTAGGGCagcagaagaagaaggtgattGCATTCGAAGGAAGTATGAGGAGAAGGTCTGTGAGTGTAAGGATATGCACCAAGCTGTCAGTAGGCTCCAAAGAACCTGTAACGATCAAGAGAGGACAATTGAGGGACTACGAAGTCTATGTGAGGAACTTAGTAAGAAAATTTCTAAGGATAGTTTTGACTTTGGAATTGCAAAACTGCAAATCGAACATGTTAGACTGACAGGAGTGGAACACGCTCTTAGGAAGGAGGTGGAATCATATAGGGCTGATGTTGATTCACTTAGGAGAGAGAACATTGATCTGCTCAATCGCTTGAAAAATATAGGGATCGAAGGTGGATTTTCAACTTTTAAGTTGGACCGAGAGCTACAGAGTCGCATTTGCTCCTTGCAAAGTCAAATACTCCCACTGCTTACTGAGACCAGCCAACATGGCAGGAAGTTAATTGAATATGTTAAAACCAATGGTGGCTTTCCATTGAACAAAGGGCCAGGTTCCGCCACATGTTTAGATGGCCAAGTTCTTGTTGAATATGAAGTGAAGCTCCAAGGTCTAGAGCGGGCAGCTGAGAACTTAGCAACCAGTTCGAAGACCATGTCTTATGTCCTTCAAGAGAAGTCCACTTTGATGCATGAGAAGTCTGAACCAGTTGGTACTGATAATCAAACGCCTGTCATGAGAGTTGAATCACAGACATCAGAG GACATAATCAGATCAGAGTTAAAATCAGAGACCCTGTTGACCAGTTTGCTGCGCGAGAGGCTTTATTCCAGGGAGCTTGATGTGGAGCAGTTGCAAGCCGAGCTTGCTGCTGCTATTAGAGGCAATGATGTTCTCAAAAGTGAGGTCCAAAATGCAGTGGATAACTTCTCTTGTGTAAACCACAAGATGAAAGAGGTTGAACTTCAG ATGATAAAAAAGGACGAGACAGTCAGTCAGCTCCACGAGGATCTGCAAGACTGCAAAAAGGAGTTGGCCATACTGAGGGGGATATTACCAAAGGTATCCGAAGAGAGAGATATGTTGTGGGAGGAGGTAAAGCGGCATACTGAGAGTAACATGCTGCTGAATTCCGAGGTCAACGCGTTGAGAAAGAGAATA